The following proteins come from a genomic window of Sardina pilchardus chromosome 13, fSarPil1.1, whole genome shotgun sequence:
- the aldoca gene encoding fructose-bisphosphate aldolase C-A — MAHQFPTLSTEQKKELHEIALRIVSTGKGILAADESVGSMGKRLNQIGVENTEENRRQYRQVLFSADDRIDSCIGGVIFFHETLYQTSDDGTPFVKMIKDKGITVGIKVDKGVVPLAGTNGETTSQGLDGLSERCAQYKKDGAVFAKWRCVLKISDSTPSNLAIKENANVLARYASICQQHGIVPIVEPEILPDGDHDLKCSQFVTEKVLTAVYKAMFEHHVYLEGTLLKPNMVTPGHSCLTKFSPEEVALATVTALRRTVPPAVTGITFLSGGQSEEEASVNLNAINNCPLVKPWALTFSFGRALQASALKTWRGVKDNESAATEEFIKRAEVNSLASQGKYTGGGDGSGGAAQSNYISHHAY, encoded by the exons ATGGCACACCAGTTTCCCACACTTTCCACGGAGCAGAAGAAGGAGCTGCATGAGATTGCCCTGCGCATCGTGTCCACTGGGAAGGGAATTTTGGCTGCAGATGAGTCTGTGG GGAGCATGGGGAAACGTCTCAATCAGATCGGTGTTGAGAACACAGAGGAGAACCGACGTCAGTACCGGCAGGTTCTATTTAGCGCTGATGATCGCATCGACAGCTGCATTGGCGGTGTCATCTTCTTCCATGAGACACTGTACCAGACCTCTGATGATGGCACACCCTTTGTCAAGATGATCAAGGACAAGGGCATCACTGTGGGAATTAAG GTTGACAAGGGTGTTGTGCCTTTGGCCGGAACAAATGGGGAAACGACATCACAAG GACTTGATGGCCTATCAGAGCGTTGTGCTCAGTACAAAAAGGATGGGGCTGTCTTTGCCAAGTGGCGTTGTGTGTTGAAGATCAGTGATAGCACCCCCTCTAACCTTGCCATCAAAGAGAATGCTAATGTCCTTGCCCGCTACGCTAGCATTTGTCAGCAG CATGGTATTGTGCCAATTGTTGAGCCTGAAATCTTGCCCGATGGAGATCATGACCTGAAATGTTCTCAGTTTGTCACAGAAAAG GTGCTGACAGCAGTATACAAAGCAATGTTTGAGCACCACGTGTATCTGGAAGGTACACTGCTGAAGCCCAACATGGTGACTCCTGGCCATAGCTGCCTGACCAAATTCAGTCCTGAAGAGGTTGCCTTGGCCACAGTGACAGCCCTGCGTCGTACTGTTCCCCCTGCCGTCACAG GGATTACCTTTCTGTCCGGTGgacagagtgaggaagaggccTCTGTTAACCTGAATGCCATCAATAACTGCCCTCTAGTGAAGCCCTGGGCCCTCACCTTCTCCTTCGGCCGAGCCCTACAAGCATCTGCCCTGAAGACCTGGCGCGGCGTGAAGGACAACGAGAGCGCAGCCACAGAGGAGTTCATCAAGAGAGCAGAG gtCAACAGCCTGGCCTCCCAGGGGAAATACACCGGTGGTGGAGACGGCAGTGGAGGAGCTGCTCAATCAAACTACATTTCTCACCATGCATACTGA
- the LOC134099748 gene encoding serine/arginine-rich splicing factor 1A, giving the protein MSGGSSVIRGPAGNNDCRIYVGNLPPDIRTKDVEDVFYKYGAIRDIDLKNRRGGPPFAFVEFEDPRDAEDAVYGRDGYDYDGYRLRVEFPRSGRGMGRGGFGGMGGAPRGRYGPPSRRSEYRVIVSGLPPSGSWQDLKDHMREAGDVCYADVFRDGTGVVEFVRKEDMTYAVRKLDNTKFRSHEGETAYVRVKVDGPRSPSYGRSRSRSRSRSRSRSRSRSKSRSYSPRRGRGSPQYSPRHSRSRSRS; this is encoded by the exons ATGTCTGGTGGCAGTAGCGTGATCCGAGGCCCAGCTGGGAACAACGACTGCCGAATTTATGTGGGGAACCTACCACCAGATATTCGCACAAAAGACGTCGAAGATGTGTTCTACAAATACGGTGCAATTCGAGATATCGACCTTAAAAATCGCAGAGGAGGACCTCCATTTGCCTTCGTCGAGTTTGAGGATCCAAG AGACGCTGAAGACGCTGTGTACGGACGAGATGGCTACGACTACGATGGTTACCGTCTTCGAGTGGAGTTTCCCAGGAGTGGAAGGGGAATGGGCAGAGGTGGATTTGGAGGGATGGGTGGGGCCCCCAGGGGGCGCTATGGACCCCCGTCCAGGCGTTCAGAATACAGAGTCATAGTTTCAG GGCTTCCCCCCAGTGGCAGCTGGCAGGACCTGAAGGATCACATGCGTGAAGCAGGTGATGTATGTTATGCTGATGTATTCCGCGATGGGACTGGTGTTGTGGAATTTGTGCGAAAAGAAGACATGACCTACGCCGTTCGAAAGCTGGACAACACTAAATTCCGCTCACACGAG GGTGAAACTGCATATGTGCGAGTGAAGGTGGATGGCCCACGCAGCCCCAGCTATGGAAGGTCACGCTCCCGCAGTCGTAGCCGGAGCAGGAGCCGCAGTCGGAGCAGGAGCAAGAGCCGCAGCTACTCCCCACGCCGCGGCCGCGGGTCTCCCCAGTACTCCCCGCGCCATAGCCGatcccgctcccgctcctga